One Sandaracinaceae bacterium genomic window carries:
- a CDS encoding putative metal-binding motif-containing protein — protein MRCRPVLLLILVFGSFGCSPTESPSMGDAGERCATTADCDDQVFCNGRELCQPGSSEADERGCIGAVRDACFAAQLCNEVTRTCATDCVVTLDADGDGVEAVECGGADCDDANAARYPGHPEVCDTSDIDEDCDPRTFGVRDQDGDAYPDALCCNVDATTEVRTCGGDCDDTRSGVHPSVPEVCNGTDDDCDTMTDEDVPFVDYYTDADGDGYGALDATPLSACSVQPAMATNHTDCDDASVGVRPGQTEVCNGRDDDCNGLIDDGIVLPEVCNGLDDNCNGQTDEGLAQRTYYLDSDDDGFGDSLMSLEACGPTTGYATTGGDCDDSTFNTRPGATELCDGEDNNCNTVVDEGVVNVPWYVDADGDGYGDGVIGTAIIACSPQPGRSAFGGDCVEANATIHPGAMELCDRLDNTCAAGGGVRASEDQDNDGHAGTAAACSGGPLPKDDCADADPSIHPGAPELCNRIDDVCATGGGVRASEDQDNDGYAATTASCTGGPLPRTDCADMSPNIHPGATERCNRIDDVCATGGGVKASEDQDNDGYAPTGASCTGGSLPKTDCADNNPSRNPGVAEVCDVIDNNCSGGVDEEPAASSSCTGANWCETTTGQCDRAVEQVESAAGGAHACVRWASGRVSCWGANAAGTACVAQASLLEMNVGGVVSPITDAVQLTTGASVICVVRSNGQLFCQGNQWQNALGNGVTTSTTTPTTVRMTALGNVNITDACHDGRAGCVIHSGGRVSCFGRTDSLMYRADVSTAAGLITDAVQLECADETGTGSTLGYACVRRSGGVVSCWGRNSTHATLATNIGLTGAVDLAVTTGPTGCIIVGAARNLHCWNENAESTCESTGPIPEASTTLAVGQLDGAASTTLAGILDTNGRCVVLANGRVACRRPPASGSCTSGGGRFDLDTVETAAGTPLTGVVSLGRDRSTLPYLTSAGPSSSVVNALNGCALTSTGEIRCFGTTSCSNLGCADATVGSCRAQSMTSQYAVSLFPFYAQ, from the coding sequence ATGCGTTGTCGTCCGGTTCTCCTCTTGATCTTGGTGTTTGGAAGCTTCGGCTGCAGTCCCACGGAGAGCCCCAGCATGGGGGATGCGGGGGAACGGTGTGCCACCACCGCCGACTGCGACGACCAGGTGTTCTGCAACGGCCGTGAGCTGTGCCAGCCGGGCTCGAGCGAAGCGGATGAGCGCGGCTGCATCGGTGCGGTCCGCGACGCCTGTTTCGCAGCTCAGCTATGCAACGAGGTGACGCGCACTTGCGCCACGGACTGCGTCGTCACGCTCGACGCGGACGGTGACGGAGTCGAGGCCGTCGAGTGCGGCGGCGCGGACTGCGACGACGCCAATGCTGCGCGCTATCCCGGGCATCCGGAGGTCTGCGACACGAGCGACATCGACGAGGACTGCGACCCGAGGACGTTTGGCGTGCGTGACCAGGACGGCGATGCCTACCCGGACGCGCTCTGTTGCAACGTGGACGCCACGACGGAAGTCAGGACCTGTGGGGGCGACTGCGACGACACGCGCTCCGGCGTGCATCCGAGCGTTCCCGAGGTCTGCAACGGAACCGATGACGACTGTGACACGATGACGGACGAGGACGTTCCCTTCGTCGACTACTACACCGACGCCGATGGCGACGGGTACGGCGCTCTCGACGCGACACCGCTCAGCGCCTGCTCGGTGCAGCCGGCCATGGCCACCAACCACACGGACTGCGACGACGCTTCCGTCGGCGTGCGACCCGGTCAGACGGAGGTCTGCAACGGGAGGGACGACGACTGCAATGGCCTCATCGACGACGGCATCGTGCTTCCGGAGGTCTGCAACGGCCTCGACGACAACTGCAACGGACAGACCGACGAGGGGCTGGCGCAGCGCACGTACTACCTCGACTCGGACGACGACGGCTTCGGCGACTCGCTGATGTCGCTCGAGGCCTGCGGTCCGACCACGGGTTACGCCACAACGGGAGGCGACTGCGACGACTCCACGTTCAACACACGTCCAGGCGCGACCGAGCTCTGCGACGGCGAGGACAACAACTGCAACACGGTGGTCGACGAAGGCGTGGTGAACGTCCCGTGGTACGTGGACGCTGACGGGGATGGCTACGGCGACGGTGTGATTGGGACGGCCATCATCGCGTGCTCGCCGCAGCCGGGGCGGAGCGCGTTCGGTGGCGACTGCGTGGAGGCGAACGCGACGATTCACCCGGGAGCCATGGAGCTGTGCGACCGGCTCGACAACACGTGCGCGGCGGGAGGGGGCGTGAGAGCGAGTGAGGACCAGGACAACGACGGCCACGCCGGTACGGCCGCCGCATGCAGCGGCGGGCCCCTGCCGAAGGACGACTGCGCCGATGCGGACCCGAGCATCCATCCGGGGGCGCCGGAGCTCTGCAATCGCATCGACGACGTGTGTGCGACCGGGGGCGGCGTCAGAGCGAGCGAGGACCAGGACAACGATGGCTACGCGGCCACGACGGCGAGCTGCACGGGAGGCCCGCTCCCGAGGACCGACTGCGCCGATATGAGCCCGAACATCCATCCCGGGGCGACGGAGCGCTGCAATCGCATCGACGACGTCTGCGCGACGGGTGGCGGCGTCAAGGCGAGCGAGGACCAGGACAACGACGGCTATGCGCCCACGGGGGCCAGCTGCACGGGAGGCTCGCTCCCGAAGACCGATTGCGCCGACAACAACCCCAGCCGCAATCCCGGTGTGGCCGAGGTCTGCGATGTGATCGACAACAACTGCAGCGGTGGTGTCGACGAAGAGCCCGCGGCGAGCAGCAGCTGCACGGGTGCGAACTGGTGTGAGACGACCACCGGGCAATGTGACCGCGCCGTCGAGCAGGTCGAGAGCGCCGCCGGTGGCGCGCACGCGTGTGTACGGTGGGCGAGTGGTCGTGTCTCGTGTTGGGGCGCGAACGCCGCTGGCACCGCCTGCGTGGCGCAGGCTTCGCTGCTCGAGATGAACGTGGGGGGCGTGGTCTCACCCATCACCGACGCCGTCCAGCTCACCACGGGTGCGTCCGTCATCTGTGTGGTTCGCAGCAACGGACAGCTCTTCTGCCAGGGGAACCAGTGGCAGAACGCCCTCGGCAATGGCGTGACCACCAGCACCACCACGCCGACCACGGTCCGGATGACGGCGCTCGGCAACGTGAACATCACGGACGCGTGTCACGACGGACGCGCTGGCTGCGTCATCCACTCAGGCGGTCGTGTGTCCTGCTTCGGCAGGACGGATTCCTTGATGTACCGCGCTGACGTATCCACGGCCGCTGGCCTCATCACGGATGCCGTGCAGCTCGAGTGTGCCGACGAGACCGGCACTGGTTCGACCCTCGGGTACGCCTGCGTGCGGCGAAGCGGGGGCGTCGTCTCCTGCTGGGGACGCAACTCGACCCATGCCACGCTCGCCACGAACATCGGCCTCACCGGCGCCGTCGACCTCGCCGTCACCACGGGACCGACGGGCTGCATCATCGTCGGTGCTGCCCGCAATCTTCACTGTTGGAACGAGAACGCAGAGTCGACCTGCGAGTCGACCGGGCCGATTCCAGAAGCGAGCACGACGCTCGCCGTGGGACAGCTCGACGGGGCCGCCTCGACTACCCTCGCGGGGATCCTCGACACGAACGGGCGCTGTGTGGTGCTCGCCAACGGGCGCGTCGCCTGCAGACGTCCACCTGCGAGCGGCAGTTGCACGAGTGGAGGAGGACGATTCGATCTCGACACGGTCGAGACGGCTGCAGGCACGCCGCTCACGGGTGTGGTGTCCCTCGGCCGAGATCGGAGCACGCTCCCCTACCTGACCTCAGCCGGGCCCTCTTCCAGCGTCGTCAACGCTCTGAACGGCTGCGCGCTCACCTCGACGGGCGAAATCCGCTGCTTCGGGACGACCAGCTGCAGCAACCTCGGTTGCGCCGACGCGACCGTGGGGAGCTGCCGTGCGCAGTCCATGACCTCGC
- a CDS encoding class I SAM-dependent methyltransferase, producing the protein MDRAPDELSQLTESLLRCSHAGEAKPVVDALVARLAELTGVELHPDGFRDEHATLTARGKAVSLTTAAQCGEDVERTRVFLQGVHAGLVHALARVPEHAPVHVLYAGTGPFGLLLVPLLPLLPPAHLARLRVTLLDIHAESLATLKVVVDHLGVQESIEAFVQADACEWQPPQRFDVILSETMHAGLEREPQVSVFAHLSGFLAEDGVLIPEAVVVNLWLSRGRGAPHAPGEGSRKHLGQLFRLDRQTAEQLGTGDHSALQGHLPVPAHPAQLEHLEVSTVVQVFGGHGLSEGQSILTLPVYTKHARVQPETVLRFRYVLDARPRWEFEHERRPSLLDTPLPNREAASPLGLLHLPRLWHRTQLQKHGSRTAEERDRVRAQLSSVPASEWDLDTELFLALGVEPAPAMERLFRAETLDDVEAWLLAQRADVPRHELIALVNRALVERAGVE; encoded by the coding sequence ATGGATCGCGCTCCCGATGAGCTGTCCCAGCTGACGGAGTCACTGCTCCGCTGCTCTCACGCTGGAGAGGCCAAGCCCGTGGTGGACGCGCTCGTGGCCCGACTCGCGGAGCTGACGGGGGTCGAGCTGCATCCGGACGGCTTCCGCGACGAGCACGCCACGCTGACCGCGCGCGGAAAGGCCGTGTCGCTCACGACGGCGGCGCAGTGTGGCGAAGACGTGGAGCGCACGCGCGTGTTCCTGCAGGGTGTGCATGCAGGCCTGGTGCACGCGCTGGCCCGTGTCCCCGAACACGCCCCCGTGCATGTGCTCTACGCGGGCACGGGTCCGTTCGGGTTGCTGCTGGTGCCCCTACTGCCGCTGCTGCCTCCGGCGCATCTCGCCCGGCTGCGGGTCACGCTGCTGGACATCCACGCGGAGTCGCTGGCCACGTTGAAGGTGGTCGTCGATCACCTCGGTGTCCAGGAGTCCATCGAGGCGTTCGTGCAGGCCGACGCCTGCGAGTGGCAGCCACCGCAGCGCTTCGACGTGATCCTCTCGGAGACCATGCACGCAGGGCTCGAGCGGGAGCCTCAGGTCAGCGTGTTCGCGCACCTGTCCGGCTTCCTGGCAGAAGACGGGGTGCTGATCCCCGAGGCGGTCGTCGTGAACCTGTGGCTCTCGCGCGGGCGGGGCGCTCCCCATGCACCGGGTGAGGGCTCCCGCAAGCACTTGGGCCAGCTCTTCCGGCTGGACCGGCAGACGGCCGAGCAGCTGGGCACCGGTGACCACTCGGCCCTGCAAGGGCACCTGCCGGTCCCGGCCCACCCCGCGCAGCTCGAGCACCTCGAGGTGTCGACGGTGGTCCAGGTGTTCGGCGGGCACGGGCTGTCCGAGGGCCAGTCCATACTGACGCTGCCGGTCTACACGAAGCACGCACGGGTGCAGCCCGAGACGGTGCTGCGCTTTCGCTACGTGCTCGACGCTCGCCCACGCTGGGAGTTCGAGCACGAGCGTCGCCCCTCCCTGCTGGACACGCCCCTGCCGAACCGAGAGGCCGCGAGCCCCCTCGGGCTGCTGCACCTGCCGCGGCTCTGGCACCGCACGCAGCTCCAGAAGCACGGGTCACGTACTGCGGAAGAGCGCGACCGCGTGCGGGCCCAGCTGTCCTCCGTTCCAGCCAGCGAATGGGACCTCGACACGGAGCTCTTCCTTGCGCTCGGTGTGGAGCCAGCGCCCGCCATGGAGCGTCTGTTCCGGGCCGAGACGCTAGACGACGTGGAGGCCTGGCTGCTGGCCCAGCGCGCGGACGTCCCGCGCCACGAGCTCATCGCGCTGGTGAACCGAGCGCTCGTAGAGCGCGCCGGCGTCGAGTAA
- a CDS encoding alkaline phosphatase family protein codes for MALLFLLPPGCQCAEQAPPPAPVPRGRLVMSVVIDQMGMNALERFFPLLEPDGLIRTVAARGVYHHHVGYEHGATMTAPGHVTIYTGRSPREHGVVANMIRHRATRELSTPLSDPESPMLGATAYSASPRGIRGDSVSLALLDSTEGQGKVLSVSLKDRGSIPAAARAGTHAFWFEPTAGGFTTSTFYAAQYPEWFAAFQRQHPLAPRLGAWELSRPSLAEELLALGMTDDAPNEEDWYGLGLTFPHDVAASSRASSVFRVTPASTQYLLDLARAGVSALGLGEDDVMDLLAISVSAPDYAGHIFGGESWEYADSLIASDRMLGELYRALSRRMDVSVLITSDHGGPRLPERVGTGPNLQEDDLVRLLEEHLDAQLGSADYIAAFEDTYIYLTPEALVRREPVIPLSITFLEAQRGIQRVFDVAELAAREAPSDPLERTIWEGVAADLGGDLYVVPREQHLFGSGYTRNGVWHGSPWDYDRIVPVLFMGPGVEPLETRDALSTLQVAPTLCRLLGVRELEGAPRGPLPGAP; via the coding sequence GTGGCCTTGCTCTTCCTGTTGCCGCCCGGCTGCCAGTGCGCCGAGCAGGCCCCACCGCCGGCCCCCGTGCCTCGCGGGCGCCTCGTGATGTCCGTGGTCATCGACCAGATGGGCATGAACGCGCTCGAGCGCTTCTTTCCTCTGCTGGAACCCGACGGCCTCATTCGCACCGTGGCTGCGCGCGGCGTGTATCACCACCACGTGGGCTACGAGCACGGCGCCACCATGACCGCGCCGGGGCACGTGACCATCTACACGGGCCGCTCGCCGCGCGAGCACGGCGTGGTGGCCAACATGATCCGCCACCGCGCCACGCGCGAGCTCAGCACGCCGCTGAGCGACCCCGAGTCACCCATGCTGGGGGCCACCGCGTACAGCGCCAGCCCGCGCGGCATCCGCGGCGACAGCGTGTCCCTGGCGCTGCTCGACAGCACCGAGGGGCAGGGCAAGGTGCTCTCGGTGTCGCTCAAGGACCGCGGCAGCATCCCGGCGGCCGCGCGCGCGGGCACGCATGCCTTCTGGTTCGAGCCCACCGCGGGCGGCTTCACCACGTCCACCTTCTATGCCGCGCAGTACCCCGAGTGGTTCGCGGCCTTCCAGCGCCAGCACCCGCTCGCGCCGCGCCTCGGGGCCTGGGAGCTGTCGCGTCCCTCGCTCGCCGAGGAGCTGCTGGCGCTGGGCATGACCGACGACGCGCCCAACGAAGAAGACTGGTACGGCCTCGGCCTCACGTTCCCGCACGATGTGGCGGCCAGCTCGCGGGCCTCCTCGGTGTTCCGCGTGACGCCAGCCTCCACGCAGTACCTGCTGGACCTCGCGCGCGCCGGCGTGAGCGCGCTCGGTCTCGGTGAGGACGACGTGATGGACCTCTTGGCCATCAGCGTCTCTGCGCCCGACTACGCGGGGCACATCTTCGGCGGCGAGTCGTGGGAGTACGCCGACTCGCTCATCGCCAGCGACCGCATGCTGGGCGAGCTGTACCGTGCGCTCTCGCGGCGCATGGACGTGTCGGTGCTCATCACGTCCGACCACGGCGGCCCGCGCCTTCCGGAGCGCGTGGGCACGGGCCCCAACCTGCAGGAGGACGACCTGGTGCGCCTGCTCGAGGAGCACCTCGACGCGCAGCTGGGCTCAGCCGACTACATCGCGGCGTTCGAGGACACCTACATCTACCTGACGCCCGAGGCGCTGGTCCGGCGCGAGCCGGTCATCCCGCTCTCCATCACGTTCTTGGAAGCGCAGCGTGGCATCCAGCGGGTGTTCGACGTGGCCGAGCTCGCCGCGCGTGAGGCGCCGAGCGACCCGCTCGAGCGCACCATCTGGGAGGGCGTCGCCGCAGACCTCGGCGGCGACCTGTACGTGGTCCCGCGCGAGCAGCACCTCTTCGGCTCGGGCTACACGCGCAACGGCGTCTGGCACGGCAGCCCGTGGGACTACGACCGCATCGTGCCGGTGCTGTTCATGGGCCCAGGGGTGGAGCCTCTCGAGACGCGGGATGCGCTGAGCACGCTGCAGGTGGCGCCCACGCTGTGCCGGCTGCTGGGCGTGCGGGAGCTGGAGGGGGCGCCGCGGGGGCCGCTGCCGGGAGCTCCTTGA
- a CDS encoding lamin tail domain-containing protein, whose product MWPRSKLVCARLAVLTVALGTSACVRPPLEPGCPTLGAGDLVISEIRGEQAGTDTRGQWVELYNASAASVALAGVQLVLRPLASAATTITVRDRQLSIASGGYSVLAVDRVCSSEACVDRLPPDADYGFGEDYTSDLPAGAIVEVWSCGVLVDSLLYRALPDTGTLSLSGAAPPDAALNDVASDDAGEVIAPFCADETLAVGGTEVGLPGTPGAPNLECP is encoded by the coding sequence ATGTGGCCACGGTCGAAGCTGGTGTGCGCGCGCCTCGCGGTGCTGACCGTGGCGCTCGGCACCAGCGCCTGTGTGCGGCCCCCCCTCGAGCCGGGCTGCCCCACGCTCGGCGCGGGCGACCTGGTCATCTCGGAGATCCGCGGCGAGCAGGCGGGCACCGACACGCGCGGCCAGTGGGTGGAGCTCTACAACGCCAGCGCCGCCAGCGTGGCCCTCGCGGGCGTGCAGCTGGTGCTGCGTCCGCTGGCCTCGGCGGCCACCACCATCACGGTGCGTGACCGTCAGCTCAGCATCGCGAGCGGCGGCTACAGCGTGCTGGCCGTGGACCGCGTGTGCTCGTCCGAGGCGTGCGTGGACCGCCTGCCGCCCGACGCGGACTACGGCTTCGGCGAGGACTACACCAGCGACCTGCCGGCCGGCGCCATCGTGGAGGTGTGGTCCTGCGGCGTGCTGGTGGACTCGCTGCTGTACCGCGCGCTGCCGGACACGGGCACGCTGTCGCTCTCGGGGGCGGCTCCGCCGGACGCCGCGCTGAACGACGTGGCCAGCGACGACGCGGGCGAGGTCATCGCGCCCTTCTGCGCCGATGAGACGCTGGCGGTGGGCGGCACCGAGGTGGGCCTGCCGGGGACACCCGGCGCCCCCAACCTGGAGTGCCCGTGA
- a CDS encoding thermonuclease family protein yields the protein MVARTSPPGWLLALSIALALGACGGASSSGSAGPYDRGRAQAALSDDPGLLLGEFPLRANAVVDGDTIKVGGLDGSLRLLGLDAEETFKSERDRRDYEAGWEQYLASRQARTSRPIKVPTPLGEEAKYFARDFFEGVQRVRIERDHPRELRDRYNRFLAYVFVERDGRWVNYNVECIRAGMSPYFTKYGYSRRYHDEFVEAQREARAAQRGIWDPSKQHYTDYDVRLAWWDARADFVQAFERDEEGRTDYIALTNWDALRRLEAAMGEYVTILATVGDIRQSDRGPTRVMLSRRMFSDVPAIFFDPYVLEDSRVQAFQGEYIRVRGRVQQWTNPYNGRVQLQVRVDQASQVVVPTYVPPGNGDASAVDEDAPVDEDAPVDPAPSPAPPAPSPPVPPQVTP from the coding sequence ATGGTTGCGCGCACGTCACCACCCGGCTGGCTGTTGGCGCTCTCCATCGCCTTGGCGCTCGGGGCCTGCGGCGGCGCATCGTCTTCCGGGAGCGCAGGGCCCTACGACCGCGGGCGCGCGCAGGCGGCGCTGAGCGATGACCCTGGCCTTCTACTGGGGGAGTTTCCGCTGCGGGCCAACGCGGTGGTGGACGGCGACACCATCAAGGTGGGCGGGCTGGACGGCTCGCTGCGCCTCTTGGGGCTGGACGCCGAAGAGACCTTCAAGTCCGAGCGCGACCGGCGGGACTACGAAGCCGGCTGGGAGCAGTACCTGGCGTCGCGTCAAGCGCGCACCAGCCGCCCCATCAAGGTGCCCACGCCGCTGGGCGAAGAGGCCAAGTACTTCGCGCGCGACTTCTTCGAGGGGGTGCAGCGCGTGCGCATCGAGCGCGACCACCCACGCGAGCTGCGGGACCGCTACAACCGCTTCCTGGCGTACGTGTTCGTGGAGCGCGACGGCCGCTGGGTGAACTACAACGTGGAGTGCATCCGCGCCGGCATGAGCCCCTACTTCACCAAGTACGGCTACTCGCGCCGCTATCACGACGAGTTCGTGGAAGCCCAGCGGGAGGCGCGCGCCGCGCAGCGCGGCATCTGGGACCCTAGCAAGCAGCACTACACGGACTACGACGTGCGCCTCGCCTGGTGGGACGCGCGCGCCGACTTCGTGCAGGCCTTCGAGCGCGACGAAGAGGGGCGCACCGACTACATCGCGCTCACCAACTGGGACGCGCTGCGGCGGCTCGAGGCGGCCATGGGCGAGTACGTGACCATCCTGGCCACGGTGGGGGACATCCGGCAGAGCGACCGCGGCCCGACGCGCGTGATGCTCAGCCGGCGCATGTTCTCGGACGTGCCGGCCATCTTCTTCGACCCGTACGTGCTCGAAGACAGCCGCGTGCAGGCCTTCCAGGGCGAGTACATCCGCGTGCGCGGCCGCGTGCAGCAGTGGACCAACCCGTACAACGGGCGCGTGCAGCTGCAGGTGCGCGTGGACCAGGCCTCGCAAGTGGTGGTGCCGACATACGTGCCCCCAGGCAACGGAGACGCCTCTGCGGTCGATGAAGACGCCCCCGTCGATGAAGACGCGCCCGTAGACCCCGCTCCCAGCCCGGCCCCTCCTGCCCCGTCCCCACCCGTTCCTCCTCAGGTGACCCCATGA